Proteins encoded together in one Chaetodon auriga isolate fChaAug3 chromosome 20, fChaAug3.hap1, whole genome shotgun sequence window:
- the trub1 gene encoding pseudouridylate synthase TRUB1: MAGKISDTAGPIISSLSKLQSLNGLFAIYKKQGPTSADVLNTLKEALLKEAGVQNPNPRKRKKQSLKMGHGGTLDSAASGVLVVGVGDGTKMLSTMLAGSKKYVAVGELGKATDTLDATGSVILEKDFEHITRLDFEEKLKAFTGDIMQVPPLYSALKKDGQRLSVLLKKGHKVEAKPARPVHVYNLSLQEFKPPLFTLDIECGGGFYVRSLVDDLGKALSSCAHVKELIRTKQGQFTLDEHALHEEQWTLEHILRSLQPCSQSEPEVNCTKPPE; encoded by the exons atggcAGGAAAAATATCTGATACTGCTGGTCCGATAATTAGTTCTCTATCTAAACTGCAGTCTTTAAATGGACTGTTTGCGATTTACAAAAAACAAGGACCGACATCTGCAGACGTGTTAAATACGCTCAAAGAAGCTTTACTCAAAG AAGCTGGAGTACAAAACCCAAACCCGcgaaagaggaagaagcagagccTGAAGATGGGGCACGGAGGGACGCTGGACAGCGCGGCCAGCGGGGTGTTAG TTGTTGGTGTTGGCGATGGCACAAAGATGCTCAGTACAATGTTGGCTGGCTCTAAG aaatatGTTGCCGTGGGGGAACTGGGGAAGGCAACAGATACTCTTGATGCCACTGGCAGTGTGATTCTGGAGAAAGACTTTG AACACATAACCAGACTGGACTTTGAGGAGAAGCTGAAAGCTTTCACTGGTGACATCATGCAAGTTCCTCCACT ctACTCAGCACTGAAAAAGGATGGCcagcgtctgtctgtcctgctgaaGAAAGGTCACAAGGTTGAGGCCAAACCAGCCCGACCAGTCCATGTGTACAACCTGAGCCTGCAGGAGTTCAAGCCTCCTCTCTTCACTCTGG ATATTGAGTGTGGTGGAGGATTTTATGTGAGAAGCTTGGTGGATGACCTGGGAAAAG ccCTGTCATCATGCGCTCATGTGAAGGAGCTGATCCGAACCAAGCAAGGCCAGTTCACCCTGGATGAGCACGCCTTACATGAAGAGCAGTGGACACTGGAACATATCCTGCGctctctgcagccctgctcACAGTCAGAGCCGGAGGTGAACTGTACAAAACCACCTGAGTGA
- the hhex gene encoding hematopoietically-expressed homeobox protein hhex, with the protein MSVPLYAPTPIQPAHPTPFYIEDILGKTASTTSSSPSSSSPSSSSSSSSYSSCSTPIIPTPTLPSPNSSFTSLISPYRTPIYEPTPIHPALSHHAAAALTAATYASAGTFAGSIYPFHHQHHRSMGEYAQALLRHDPLGKPLLWTPFIQRPLHKRKGGQVRFSNDQTIELEKKFETQKYLSPPERKRLAKMLQLSERQVKTWFQNRRAKWRRLKQENPQGGKREVEDDSSAGRSTKGDDLSEPSGIQSPEHRHTVPASELAPTGRCGRSVSPQQPHTELDSDVSDDTDQDLDIEDDADFTLNN; encoded by the exons ATGAGCGTCCCGCTTTACGCACCGACTCCCATCCAGCCGGCTCACCCGACACCCTTTTACATCGAGGACATTCTGGGAAAGACTGCCTCCACCACCtcatcctctccttcttcttcttctccttcttcttcttcttcctcctcctcctactcctcctgctccactcCGATCATCCCCACTCCAACTCTCCCGTCGCCCAACTCCTCCTTTACCAGTCTCATCTCACCGTACCGGACGCCGATTTATGAACCCACACCGATCCACCCCGCACTGTCTCACCACGCGGCTGCGGCGCTGACGGCGGCGACGTACGCATCTGCCGGGACCTTCGCCGGCTCCATCTACCCGttccaccaccagcaccaccgcTCCATGGGGGAGTACGCACAGGCGCTGCTGAGGCACGACCCTCTCG GGAAACCTCTGCTGTGGACGCCCTTCATCCAGCGGCCCTTACATAAAAGAAAGGGTGGGCAGGTCAGGTTCTCTAACGATCAGACGATCGAGCTGGAGAAGAAGTTTGAGACGCAGAAGTACCTCTCGCCTCCGGAGAGGAAGCGGCTGGCCAAGATGCTGCAGCTCAGCGAGAGACAG GTTAAAACCTGGTTCCAGAATCGACGAGCGAAGTGGCGGAGGCTAAAACAG GAAAATCCCCAGGGAGGtaagagggaggtggaggatgaCAGTTCTGCAGGGAGGAGCACCAAAGGAGACGACCTGAGCGAGCCTTCGGGGATCCAGAGCCCGGAGCACCGACATACAGTCCCGGCCTCCGAGCTGGCGCCGACTGGCCGCTGCGGGCGCTCTGTGTCCCCGCAGCAGCCCCACACAGAGCTGGACTCTGACGTGTCCGATGATACAGACCAGGACCTGGACATAGAGGACGACGCCGACTTCACACTGAATAACTAG